A genomic stretch from Setaria italica strain Yugu1 chromosome VII, Setaria_italica_v2.0, whole genome shotgun sequence includes:
- the LOC101774933 gene encoding LOW QUALITY PROTEIN: uncharacterized protein LOC101774933 (The sequence of the model RefSeq protein was modified relative to this genomic sequence to represent the inferred CDS: inserted 1 base in 1 codon): MANKRQREARKRFREANPDLFPPQPAPSADGSKKKSKKNKKKSMFKKVKKGGTGRSKHPMRVPGMRPGECCFICKSTDHVAKACPEKALWDKNKICLHCRERGHSLKNCPEKSEGNLKKFCYNCGESGHSLSKCPKPIENGGTKFASCFVCKQQGHLSKDCPENKHGIYPKGGCCKICGEVTHLAKHCPNKGKQDLMSSRDYDVNMEEHYQEGPVGHHGGDDLEDDFIEEEEPKPTKSKKAKQPGSKSAGNDEKNANTKAKAKQSPKNLASVRAIAIAHXPPRHRTVVEPGCGNETNPSTMANSASGMAVSDECKLKFQDLKSKRSFRFITFKIDEQTQQVVVDRLGQPGDTYDDFTASMPDSECRYAVFDFDFTTDENCQKSKIFFISWSPDTSRVRSKMLYASSKDRFKRELDGIQVELQATDPSEMSMDIVKARAL; this comes from the exons ATGGCGAACAAGCGGCAGCGAGAGGCGCGGAAGCGCTTCCGGGAGGCGAATCCGGACCTCTTCCCTCCGCAGCCTGCCCCTTCTGCCGACGGCTCcaaaaagaagagcaagaagaataagaagaagAGCATGTTCAAAAAGGTCAAGAAAGGCGGCACGGGGAGGTCGAAGCACCCGATGCGGGTTCCCGGGATGCGGCCCGGGGAGTGCTGCTTCATCTGCAAATCCACCGACCACGTCGCCAAGGCCTGTCCCGAGAAGGCCCTCTGGGACAAGAACAAG ATTTGCTTGCACTGCAGGGAGCGTGGCCATAGTCTGAAGAACTGTCCTGAGAAAAGTGAGGGGAATTTAAAGAAATTTTGCTATAACTGTGGTGAATCTGGACATTCTCTTTCCAAGTGCCCCAAGCCAATTGAAAATG GAGGTACAAAGTTTGCAAGCTGCTTTGTCTGCAAACAGCAAGGGCATTTGAGCAAGGATTGTCCTGAAAACAAGCATGGCATTTATCCAAAG GGTGGTTGTTGTAAGATATGCGGTGAAGTTACACACTTGGCCAAGCATTGTCCAAATAAAGGGAAACAAGATTTGATGTCCTCCAGAGATTATG ATGTCAACATGGAAGAACACTATCAGGAAGGCCCTGTCGGTCACCATGGTGGAGATGACCTTGAGGACGACTtcattgaagaagaagaaccgAAACCCACCAAATCAAAGAAGGCAAAGCAACCAGGTTCAAAATCGGCTGGAAATGATGAGAAGAACGCCAACACAAAGGCAAAAGCTAAACAGTCTCCAAAA AATCTTGCGTCCGTCCGCGCCATCGCCATCgcgc cgcctcctcgccaccgCACCGTCGTCGAGCCCGGCTGTGGAAACGAGACAAACCCGTCGACCATG GCGAACTCGGCCTCGGGGATGGCCGTGAGCGACGAGTGCAAGCTCAAGTTCCAGGACCTCAAGTCCAAGCGGAGCTTCCGGTTCATCACGTTCAAGATCGACGAGCAGACGCAGCAGGTGGTGGTGGACAGGCTGGGGCAGCCGGGCGACACCTACGATGACTTCACCGCCTCCATGCCCGACAGCGAGTGCCGCTACGCCGTCTTCGACTTCGACTTTACCACCGACGAGAACTGCCAGAAGAGCAAGATCTTCTTCATCTCCTG GTCCCCGGACACGTCGAGGGTGAGGAGCAAGATGCTGTACGCGAGCTCCAAGGACCGGTTCAAGCGGGAGCTGGACGGCATCCAGGTGGAGCTGCAGGCCACCGACCCCAGCGAGATGAGCATGGACATCGTCAAGGCGCGAGccctctga
- the LOC101775337 gene encoding serine racemase, producing MGSRDDSSDITRGQGYAADIDSIREAQARIAPYVHRTPVLSSTSIDAIAGKQLFFKCECFQKAGAFKIRGASNSIFALDDEQASKGVVTHSSGNHAAAVALAAKLRGIPAHIVIPKNAPACKVDNVKRYGGHIIWSDVSIESRESVCKRVQEETGAVLIHPFNNKYTISGQGTVSLELLEQVPEIDTIIVPISGGGLISGVTLAAKAINPSIRILAAEPKGADDSAQSKAAGRIITLPSTNTIADGLRAFLGDLTWPVVRDLVDDVIVVDDNAIVDAMKMCYEILKVAVEPSGAIGLAAVMSDEFKQSSAWHESSKIGIIVSGGNVDLGVLWESLYKR from the exons ATGGGAAGCAGGGACGACAGTAGCGACATCACAAGAGGCCAGGGTTATGCTGCTGACATCGATTCCATCAGGGAGGCGCAGGCCCGCATTGCGCCGTACGTGCACAGGACGCCCGTTCTGTCCTCGACATCGATCGATGCCATTGCGGGGAAGCAGCTGTTCTTCAAGTGCGAGTGCTTCCAGAAGGC TGGCGCATTCAAGATCCGAGGTGCTTCGAATTCGATATTTGCGCTTGATGATGAGCAGGCATCAAAGGGTGTGGTGACGCATAGCAG CGGGAACCATGCTGCCGCCGTGGCTTTGGCCGCAAAGCTGCGTGGCATACCTGCACACATTGTCATACCAAAGAATGCACCAGCATGCAAGGTTGACAACGTTAAGCGGTATGGTGGTCATATCATCTGGAGTGATGTCAGCATTGAATCAAGAGAATCTGTTTGTAAAAGAGTCCAGGAGGAGACTGGTGCTGTTCTTATTCATCCCTTCAATAATAAGTACACTATCAG TGGTCAGGGTACAGTATCTCTTGAACTTTTGGAGCAAGTTCCTGAAATCGACACAATAATTGTTCCCATTAGTG GTGGTGGTTTAATTTCTGGCGTGACCCTTGCTGCAAAGGCCATAAACCCTTCCATACGTATTCTGGCAGCAGAGCCAAAAGGTGCTGATGATTCTGCCCAATCCAAGGCTGCTGGAAGGATCATCACATTGCCTTCCACAAACACCATTGCTGATGGACTACGAGCTTTTCTTGGCGACTTGACATG GCCTGTGGTGCGTGACTTGGTGGATGATGTCATCGTTGTGGATGACAATGCCATTGTGGACGCTATGAAAATGTGCTACGAGATCCTGAAGGTGGCTGTTGAACCCAGTGGTGCAATTGGCCTTGCCGCGGTTATGTCTGACGAGTTCAAGCAAAGCTCTGCTTGGCATGAGAGCAGCAAGATAGGGATCATCGTCTCTGGAGGTAATGTCGACCTCGGTGTTCTTTGGGAATCGCTGTACAAACGATGA